The Christiangramia salexigens genome includes the window TCCAAAAGTATCATAGATACTTTCATCTCTTTTAGGAAATCCGCTAATTCCATTCAATTGGCGATTAGTATCAAAGACATCTCTTCTTCCCGTTAAGATCTTATGTCCGTAGGCCTGATGTCCAACATCCCAAACCAGAAGATCGTCTGGTGTATTAAAAATATAATGAAGGGCTATAGTTAATTCCACAACTCCCAGACTTGCACCCAGATGCCCTTCTTTGGTGGCTACAATATCTATTATAAACCTACGCAATTCTTTGGCAAGCTGTATTAGATCCTCTTTTTTCAGTTTCCTAAGATCTGAGGGATCATTTATATTTTTTAAAATTTCCTGAGACATACCCAACAAAGTTACATTATGCAAACTGAATTTCTAATATGCCGGGTAGCGGGAATACTCAAAATTTATATCTTTCCCGAAATTTCCGGTTATGCTGAATCCCTTCGATGATGAATATTTTATGAAAAAGGCTTTGGAAGAAGCTGAATCGGCCTATGAAAAAGGAGAGATCCCTGTGGGAGTAGTCGTGGTTATAAAAGACAAGATCATCGCTCGCGGGCATAATCTTACCGAAACCCTCAATGATGTAACGGCACATGCCGAAATGCAGGCGATCACTGCCGCTGCAAATTATCTAGGAGGTAAATATCTTAAGGACTGTACGATGTATATTACATTGGAACCTTGCCAGATGTGTGCCGGAGCTCTATACTGGAGTCAGATCTCAAAGATCGTTTTCGCGGCAAGCGATCCGCAGCGGGGGTATCGAAAATCTGGGGTAATGTTACATCCAAAAACTGAAA containing:
- a CDS encoding nucleoside deaminase — its product is MLNPFDDEYFMKKALEEAESAYEKGEIPVGVVVVIKDKIIARGHNLTETLNDVTAHAEMQAITAAANYLGGKYLKDCTMYITLEPCQMCAGALYWSQISKIVFAASDPQRGYRKSGVMLHPKTEMKSGVMKDEASELLKRFFIEKRNLN